A genomic window from Parasteatoda tepidariorum isolate YZ-2023 chromosome 10, CAS_Ptep_4.0, whole genome shotgun sequence includes:
- the LOC107452581 gene encoding intraflagellar transport protein 52 homolog, whose translation MKNTELGNTITFNVSKKEVLNLEDVKVCCRKLISMGFLVAVNNGEISKEVLRKSKIIVFLCPRENFTSVEINCLRKYIMKGGKVLVTGHVGKKTSNLFIYLKMYGIDFFSDCVIRVQRHPKYHDPKECQISDGIANKTLYSLVYCDGGDALLPKQFPILYSHGCTIDINQTNIVLLSTGSVCYPFHRPICVICRNISNGGRVTAFGSTLAFSDSYILKEKNLEIFHLLITIMIDDTIVLNIADIQSPDVLEYAVIPNICCLSALPYTCLQEVDHISRNLLQVAKPPLYQFDNKFFPKILSAYKEMNMIRKELTIIKPKFEVPFPEIQPAFIPPRFRSLSIPPLELMDLDDFFVSPLTKLEQLTNKYCDKELEYYIKACVENILLFPSCTGRSAKDILSQFLQELVLFKSNCF comes from the coding sequence ATGAAGAATACTGAATTAGGAAACACAATAACATTTAACGTTTCTAAGAAAGAAGTTCTAAACTTAGAAGATGTTAAAGTCTGTTGCAGAAAACTTATTTCTATGGGTTTCCTAGTTGCAGTGAATAATGGTGAGATATCAAAAGAGGTACTcaggaaatcaaaaataattgtgtttttgTGCCCCAGAGAAAATTTCACATCGGTGGAAATCAATTGCCttcgaaaatatattatgaaaggTGGTAAAGTTTTGGTTACGGGACACGTAGGTAAAAAAACTTCCAACTTGTTTATCTATCTCAAAATGTACGGAATAGACTTTTTCAGTGATTGTGTAATTAGAGTGCAGCGGCACCCAAAATACCACGATCCTAAAGAATGCCAGATTTCTGATGGAATCGCCAACAAAACCTTGTATTCGTTGGTTTATTGTGACGGTGGCGATGCTTTATTACCAAAACAATTCCCTATTTTGTATTCTCATGGGTGTACCATAGACATAAACCAAACAAACATCGTATTGTTGTCGACTGGTAGTGTGTGTTATCCTTTCCATAGACCCATTTGTGTGATTTGCCGAAACATCTCAAATGGTGGAAGGGTTACAGCTTTTGGGTCTACTTTGGCGTTTAGTGATTCttatattttgaaggaaaaaaatctggaGATATTTCATTTGTTGATTACAATAATGATTGATGATactattgtattaaatatagcAGATATTCAAAGTCCTGATGTTTTGGAGTATGCTGTCATACCAAATATTTGCTGTTTGTCTGCATTGCCATACACATGTTTGCAAGAAGTTGATCATATTTCTCGCAATCTGCTCCAAGTTGCTAAACCACCGCTTTATCAATTTGATAACAAATTTTTCCCTAAAATATTATCAGCatataaagaaatgaatatGATACGGAAAGAATTAACAATCATCAAGCCAAAGTTTGAAGTACCTTTTCCAGAAATACAGCCAGCTTTTATTCCACCAAGATTTAGGAGTTTGTCAATTCCGCCATTAGAACTGATGGATTTGGACGATTTTTTCGTTTCGCCTTTAACTAAACTAGAACAACTAACTAATAAGTACTGTGACAAGGAACTAGAGTATTATATAAAAGCATGCGTTgagaatattttgttatttccaAGTTGTACAGGAAGAAgtgcaaaagatattttatctcaatttttacaagaattagttcttttcaaaagtaattgtttttaa